One part of the Chryseobacterium mulctrae genome encodes these proteins:
- a CDS encoding polysaccharide deacetylase family protein, whose product MKHYPFILFYLFCNVFIYAFQGSFWVYLFWFLVFSAVVVWGSFDIQLGYFVNSFTHKRTKIKEVALTFDDGPTEFTPKFLDILKENNTKATFFCIGKQIEKYPETFQRIIAEGHTIGNHTFSHSNNTGFLSTQKMIEEIEKCDKMILKVGNIKTKLYRPPFGVTNPNIAKAIRKTQKKSIGWNVRSLDTITENEKKIYKRITKNLKKGSIILLHDTSKKTYNVLVDLLLFLKDKKYSTFTVD is encoded by the coding sequence ATGAAACACTATCCATTTATCCTATTTTATCTTTTCTGCAACGTATTTATTTATGCGTTTCAAGGAAGTTTTTGGGTATATCTTTTTTGGTTTTTAGTATTTTCAGCAGTTGTAGTTTGGGGTTCTTTTGATATTCAGTTAGGTTATTTTGTCAATAGTTTTACGCACAAACGAACCAAAATAAAAGAAGTTGCTTTGACTTTTGATGATGGACCTACAGAATTTACACCGAAGTTTTTAGATATATTAAAAGAAAATAACACAAAAGCTACTTTTTTCTGTATCGGAAAACAGATTGAAAAATATCCCGAAACTTTTCAGAGAATTATTGCAGAAGGTCATACCATTGGAAATCATACGTTTTCGCATTCTAATAATACCGGGTTTTTATCAACTCAAAAAATGATTGAGGAAATTGAGAAATGTGATAAAATGATATTGAAAGTTGGAAATATTAAAACTAAATTATACCGACCGCCTTTCGGAGTTACCAATCCGAATATTGCAAAAGCAATCAGGAAAACTCAGAAAAAAAGCATTGGCTGGAATGTACGTTCTTTAGATACAATCACAGAAAATGAAAAGAAAATCTACAAAAGAATCACGAAAAATCTAAAAAAAGGAAGCATTATTCTTCTTCACGATACTTCGAAAAAAACGTATAATGTTTTGGTAGATTTATTGCTATTTTTGAAGGACAAAAAGTACTCGACTTTTACGGTTGATTAA
- a CDS encoding beta-ketoacyl synthase N-terminal-like domain-containing protein, translating into MSAVYINSAACISVQDTLNENIFDNLQPENSVQILKAIEPNYKEFIPPAASRRMSKTVKMSTVASQYALKEAEIEKPDAIIVGTGMGCSQDSEKFLKNVLENNEEFLTPTYFIQSTHNTVAGQIALGLQCHTYNFTYVNTSSSLEFSFLDAKLQINDGEAENVLVGSTDEQTDRTMGLYKLNSTIKKEENFPVDYINSKTEGVIWGEGASFFVLGKDKTENSYAQLKDIQLSNQLDLEETPKFIEDFLSKNNLKNDEIDAVILGFSGDAKSDVYYTKAMDLFSNSSLLYYKHLSGEFNTASGFSIFMACHILKNQEIPEVIMINDVKKREVKNILLYNHLGGNDHSLVLVEKA; encoded by the coding sequence GTGAGTGCAGTTTACATCAACAGTGCAGCCTGCATCTCGGTTCAGGACACTTTAAACGAAAATATTTTTGACAATTTACAACCTGAAAACTCAGTTCAGATTTTAAAAGCCATTGAGCCGAATTACAAAGAATTCATTCCGCCTGCAGCAAGCAGAAGAATGTCTAAAACAGTAAAAATGAGCACCGTTGCTTCTCAATATGCATTGAAAGAAGCCGAAATAGAAAAACCCGATGCCATTATTGTCGGAACAGGAATGGGCTGTTCGCAGGATTCTGAAAAGTTTTTAAAAAATGTCCTTGAAAATAATGAAGAGTTTTTAACTCCCACTTATTTTATTCAGTCGACTCACAATACGGTTGCTGGTCAAATCGCTTTAGGTTTGCAATGTCACACTTACAATTTCACTTATGTGAACACTTCTTCGTCTCTGGAATTTTCGTTTTTGGATGCAAAATTGCAGATTAATGACGGTGAAGCAGAGAATGTTTTGGTGGGTTCTACAGACGAGCAAACCGACAGAACAATGGGATTGTATAAGCTCAACAGTACCATTAAAAAAGAAGAAAATTTTCCCGTTGATTATATAAATTCAAAAACCGAGGGTGTTATTTGGGGTGAAGGTGCAAGTTTTTTTGTCTTAGGAAAAGATAAAACAGAAAATTCTTACGCTCAGCTAAAAGATATTCAATTAAGTAATCAATTAGATTTAGAAGAAACCCCAAAATTTATTGAAGATTTTTTGTCTAAAAACAATCTGAAAAATGATGAAATTGATGCTGTCATTTTAGGATTCAGCGGAGATGCAAAGTCTGATGTTTATTATACAAAAGCAATGGATTTATTTTCAAATTCGTCTTTATTATATTACAAACATTTGAGCGGAGAATTCAATACAGCGAGTGGTTTTTCAATATTTATGGCTTGTCATATTTTGAAAAATCAGGAAATTCCGGAGGTGATAATGATTAATGATGTGAAGAAAAGAGAGGTTAAAAACATTCTACTTTATAATCATTTGGGTGGAAATGACCATAGTTTGGTTTTGGTGGAGAAAGCTTGA
- a CDS encoding beta-ketoacyl-[acyl-carrier-protein] synthase family protein has product MGQKIAITGMGIISSIGNNVEENFISLTTGKHGISDIEMFETRHAGSIKTGEIKLSNEELIQKLQLSEDNNVTRTALLGMVAAKEAVESAGISDINEYKTGLISSTSVGGMDITEKYFYTYEDFPEKQKYIDSHDAGNSSLAIADLLGLKGMVSTISTACSSAANAIMMGAKLIKNGVLDRVIVGGTDSLSKFTLNGFNTLMILTDSYNTPFDNDRKGLNLGEAAAFIVLESDEIVKKENKKVLAYLSGYGNANDAHHQTASSENGQGAYLAMEKALKVSGLDKENIDYINVHGTATPNNDLSEGIAMIRIFGENKVPEFSSTKVFTGHTLAAAAGIEAVYSILAMQNNVIFPNLNFKTKMEEFDLTPVTELKEKNINHVLSNSFGFGGNCSTLIFSKS; this is encoded by the coding sequence ATGGGTCAAAAAATTGCCATTACAGGGATGGGCATTATTTCCTCCATTGGTAACAATGTTGAGGAAAATTTTATTTCGCTGACGACTGGTAAACACGGGATTTCAGACATCGAAATGTTTGAAACACGTCATGCAGGAAGTATTAAAACGGGTGAGATAAAATTGTCTAATGAAGAATTGATACAGAAACTTCAGCTCTCTGAAGATAACAATGTAACAAGAACTGCTTTGTTAGGAATGGTTGCCGCAAAAGAAGCCGTAGAAAGTGCCGGAATTTCGGATATTAATGAATATAAAACCGGACTCATTTCCTCAACCAGTGTTGGCGGAATGGATATCACCGAAAAATACTTCTACACTTACGAAGATTTCCCTGAAAAGCAAAAATACATTGATTCTCACGATGCCGGAAATTCATCGTTGGCTATTGCAGATTTATTAGGTCTGAAAGGGATGGTTTCTACAATTAGTACGGCTTGTTCATCTGCAGCAAATGCAATTATGATGGGTGCAAAACTCATCAAAAATGGTGTTCTTGACCGTGTAATTGTCGGCGGAACAGATTCTCTTTCAAAGTTTACTCTGAATGGATTTAATACGCTGATGATTTTGACAGATTCTTACAACACACCTTTCGATAACGACAGAAAAGGTCTGAATCTCGGTGAAGCCGCCGCTTTTATTGTTTTGGAATCTGACGAAATCGTGAAAAAAGAAAACAAAAAAGTTTTAGCCTATCTTTCCGGTTATGGAAATGCTAATGATGCGCATCACCAAACCGCTTCTTCGGAAAACGGACAAGGTGCTTATTTAGCAATGGAAAAAGCTTTGAAAGTTTCAGGTTTAGATAAAGAAAACATCGATTACATAAACGTTCACGGAACAGCAACTCCGAATAATGATTTGTCTGAAGGCATTGCAATGATTCGAATTTTTGGTGAAAATAAAGTCCCGGAATTCAGTTCTACGAAAGTATTTACAGGTCATACTTTGGCTGCAGCTGCAGGAATTGAAGCGGTTTATTCGATTTTGGCAATGCAGAATAATGTGATTTTCCCAAATCTTAATTTTAAAACTAAGATGGAAGAATTTGATTTGACTCCGGTAACGGAACTCAAAGAGAAAAATATCAATCACGTTCTTTCCAATTCATTTGGATTTGGAGGAAATTGTTCAACCTTAATTTTTTCAAAATCGTGA
- a CDS encoding phosphopantetheine-binding protein translates to MEDLKLELKTKIIEVLNLEDVAVEEIKDTDPLFGGGLGLDSIDALELIVLLDKDYGIKLSDPKKGKEIFQSIEVMAKFIEENRTK, encoded by the coding sequence ATGGAAGATTTAAAATTAGAATTAAAAACAAAAATTATAGAAGTTCTTAATCTTGAGGACGTTGCAGTAGAAGAAATCAAAGATACAGACCCGTTATTCGGTGGCGGTCTTGGATTAGATTCTATCGACGCTTTGGAATTGATTGTACTTCTTGACAAAGACTACGGAATTAAATTATCTGATCCTAAAAAAGGAAAAGAAATCTTCCAATCTATCGAGGTGATGGCAAAATTCATCGAAGAAAACAGAACAAAATAA
- a CDS encoding 3-oxoacyl-ACP synthase: MKKTDICTIKNSKIILNNKIIFESQTENFSDFAKEAYKNLELSYPKFHKMDNLSKLAFIASEMILKNEDHSKTALVFANKSSSLDTDFKYQESINSQDNYFPSPAVFVYTLPNICVGEISIKHKMQTENAFFVLDEFDEDFLNTYAEQILQSGKAEKVLCGWVELYQESYKAFVYLLTL; this comes from the coding sequence ATGAAGAAAACAGACATTTGCACCATAAAAAATTCAAAAATTATTCTCAACAACAAAATTATTTTTGAATCTCAAACAGAAAATTTTTCAGATTTTGCGAAAGAAGCTTATAAAAATTTAGAACTGAGTTATCCTAAATTTCATAAAATGGATAATCTAAGCAAACTCGCTTTTATCGCTTCTGAAATGATTTTGAAAAATGAGGACCACAGCAAAACGGCGTTAGTTTTCGCCAATAAATCATCCAGTCTCGACACCGATTTTAAATATCAGGAAAGCATTAATTCTCAGGACAATTATTTCCCGAGTCCTGCCGTTTTTGTGTACACTTTACCGAACATTTGTGTTGGCGAAATCAGCATTAAACATAAAATGCAGACCGAAAATGCTTTTTTTGTTTTGGATGAATTTGATGAAGATTTTTTAAACACTTATGCAGAACAAATCCTGCAATCAGGAAAAGCTGAAAAAGTCTTGTGTGGCTGGGTAGAACTTTATCAGGAAAGTTATAAAGCTTTTGTATATTTGCTTACTTTGTAA
- a CDS encoding addiction module protein codes for MESTLEIRKRIHEFIDIADERILRIINGIIDAEEQEDNYPTIPDWHYDKLNERREKYITGESKSYTWEDVKEKAKSALK; via the coding sequence ATGGAATCTACTTTAGAAATCAGAAAAAGAATTCACGAATTCATTGATATTGCAGATGAAAGAATCTTACGTATTATCAATGGAATTATTGATGCTGAAGAACAGGAAGATAATTATCCTACGATTCCTGATTGGCATTACGACAAATTAAATGAAAGAAGAGAAAAATACATAACAGGAGAAAGTAAATCTTATACTTGGGAGGACGTTAAAGAAAAAGCAAAATCTGCTTTGAAATGA
- a CDS encoding beta-ketoacyl synthase N-terminal-like domain-containing protein, translated as MGKEIYITDYNCITPLGFDVESNWKALLEGKSGVALHQVSDNLEAFFVSKIDEEKLEEEFNNNFDNQDFTRLEKMFLLSLKPLIERHQISDETAFILSTTKGNISLLKNKKDLPESVYLSNLAQKLADFFEFKTKPIVVSNACVSGVMAISVAKNMIQAGKYKDAFVVAGDEISEFVISGFNSFQAIGSEPCKPYDKNRNGINLGEATAAMYITSHCEEQSDEAISNEKFRFIILGDSAINDANHISGPSRTGDGLFASIQNAMKEAKVSAEQIDFISAHGTATIYNDEMESIAFNRMELQNVPLNSMKGYYGHCLGASGLLESIISMESALYNTLIPSKNFEEMGVSQDLNIIKENQPAEIKYILKTASGFGGCNAAIVLEKA; from the coding sequence ATGGGGAAAGAAATTTACATTACAGATTATAACTGTATCACACCTCTTGGTTTTGATGTAGAATCAAACTGGAAAGCGCTTTTGGAAGGAAAATCAGGAGTAGCTTTGCATCAAGTTAGCGATAATCTTGAAGCTTTTTTTGTTTCTAAAATTGATGAGGAAAAATTGGAGGAAGAATTTAACAATAACTTCGACAATCAAGATTTCACAAGACTTGAAAAAATGTTTTTGTTGAGCTTAAAACCATTAATTGAAAGACATCAGATTTCAGATGAAACCGCTTTTATTCTTTCAACAACAAAAGGAAATATCAGTTTATTAAAAAATAAAAAAGACTTACCTGAAAGCGTTTACCTTTCCAATTTAGCTCAAAAATTAGCTGATTTTTTTGAATTTAAAACTAAACCAATTGTTGTTTCCAACGCTTGTGTTTCCGGTGTAATGGCGATTTCTGTTGCAAAGAATATGATTCAGGCAGGAAAATACAAAGATGCTTTTGTAGTTGCAGGAGACGAGATTTCTGAGTTTGTGATTTCAGGATTCAATTCTTTTCAGGCAATTGGAAGCGAACCTTGCAAACCCTACGATAAAAACCGCAACGGAATTAATTTGGGCGAAGCAACCGCTGCAATGTACATTACTAGTCATTGCGAGGAACAAAGTGACGAAGCAATCTCAAACGAAAAATTTAGATTTATAATTTTAGGAGATTCAGCAATCAATGATGCTAATCACATTTCTGGACCATCAAGAACTGGCGACGGATTGTTTGCAAGCATTCAAAATGCAATGAAAGAAGCAAAAGTTTCAGCAGAACAAATCGATTTTATTTCCGCTCACGGAACAGCAACCATTTACAATGACGAAATGGAATCCATTGCTTTCAACCGAATGGAATTACAAAATGTTCCTTTGAACAGTATGAAAGGATATTACGGGCATTGTTTAGGAGCTTCAGGTTTATTGGAAAGCATTATTTCTATGGAATCTGCTTTATATAATACTTTAATTCCATCTAAAAATTTTGAAGAAATGGGAGTTTCTCAAGATTTAAATATTATTAAAGAAAACCAACCGGCAGAAATCAAATATATTCTGAAAACAGCTTCGGGTTTTGGTGGTTGTAATGCGGCAATTGTTTTGGAAAAGGCATAA
- a CDS encoding acyl-CoA thioesterase encodes MQSKDLTCTEEVRVRFNETDPLGIVWHGHYIVYFEDGREAFGRQHGLTYLDIQKAGFVTPIVKSTCEHFLPLKYGETFNIVTTFINSISAKLIYKYEIFNQENKLVCSGETIQVFLDSDNNLCLYNPEFFQTWKDKMGL; translated from the coding sequence ATGCAGTCTAAAGATTTAACTTGTACCGAGGAAGTTCGCGTACGATTCAACGAAACAGATCCGCTTGGAATTGTTTGGCACGGTCATTACATCGTTTATTTTGAAGATGGAAGAGAAGCTTTCGGAAGACAGCATGGCTTAACGTATCTAGATATTCAAAAAGCAGGATTTGTAACACCAATTGTGAAAAGCACGTGCGAACATTTTCTTCCTTTAAAATATGGCGAAACATTTAACATCGTTACGACTTTCATTAATTCTATTTCAGCGAAACTGATTTACAAATACGAGATTTTTAACCAAGAAAATAAATTAGTTTGTTCAGGAGAAACCATTCAGGTTTTTTTAGATTCTGATAATAATTTATGTTTGTACAATCCTGAGTTTTTTCAAACCTGGAAAGATAAAATGGGATTATAA
- a CDS encoding ABC transporter permease produces the protein MLYKLWRSFIKEIQLLKRDSGGIVIIFLMPLLLIITITLIQDSTFKNLEGSKIPIIFIDNDKSEISKNIKLELQRSKTFDLLTNYDEKSAQNAVFSGDYQMAIVIPENLTKDLNSNIDSKVQTIVSSFGLETDSTATKAVASKTKDIHLYFDPATNAGFKNSVMNAINKMVFEIENKKIYKAFQDQLGTTEDLENKSLITFKEITPNKGKEELMPNSVQHNVPAWALFAIFFIVVPLSINLVKEKSQGTSVRVRVSPTPYYIHILGKTFTYLIICIIQFLLMVAVGVWLFPYMDLPQFDVTGKMFHLIIVTLFAGLAAIGFGVLLGTVADTQEQSAPFGATSVVVLAAVGGIWVPVFLMPEFMQKIAAFSPMNWGLNAYYDIILRNSGLGEIAKELIFLFLFYIAMVTISLLYERKQNAV, from the coding sequence ATGTTGTATAAATTGTGGAGAAGTTTCATCAAGGAAATTCAGTTATTGAAAAGAGATTCAGGTGGAATTGTCATTATATTTTTAATGCCTTTGCTTCTGATTATTACGATTACTTTAATTCAGGATTCGACATTTAAAAACCTAGAAGGTTCAAAAATTCCGATTATTTTTATTGATAACGATAAATCTGAAATTTCTAAAAACATAAAGCTGGAATTACAACGCAGTAAAACTTTTGATCTACTGACAAATTATGATGAAAAATCCGCTCAAAACGCAGTTTTTTCAGGCGATTATCAAATGGCAATTGTCATTCCGGAAAATTTGACGAAAGATTTAAATTCAAATATTGATTCCAAAGTTCAGACCATTGTCAGTTCATTTGGCCTGGAAACCGATTCAACTGCGACAAAAGCGGTGGCTTCAAAAACCAAAGATATCCATCTCTATTTCGACCCTGCGACCAACGCAGGTTTCAAAAATTCAGTAATGAATGCCATTAATAAAATGGTTTTTGAAATCGAGAATAAAAAAATATACAAAGCCTTTCAAGACCAATTGGGAACAACTGAAGACCTTGAAAATAAAAGCTTAATTACCTTCAAAGAAATCACTCCAAACAAAGGAAAGGAAGAATTAATGCCAAATTCTGTTCAGCACAACGTTCCGGCTTGGGCATTGTTTGCGATTTTCTTTATCGTCGTTCCGCTTTCCATTAATTTAGTTAAAGAAAAAAGTCAGGGAACGAGCGTGAGAGTTCGTGTGAGCCCAACTCCTTATTACATCCATATTTTAGGAAAAACATTTACGTATCTCATCATTTGCATCATTCAGTTTTTATTGATGGTTGCAGTTGGGGTTTGGCTTTTCCCTTATATGGACTTACCACAATTTGATGTAACCGGAAAAATGTTTCACCTTATCATTGTAACTCTTTTTGCAGGATTGGCAGCGATTGGGTTTGGAGTTTTATTAGGAACAGTTGCCGATACTCAGGAACAATCTGCACCTTTTGGAGCGACTTCTGTAGTTGTTTTGGCAGCGGTTGGCGGAATTTGGGTTCCGGTTTTCCTGATGCCAGAATTTATGCAAAAAATCGCTGCATTTTCTCCGATGAATTGGGGACTGAATGCCTATTACGATATTATTTTAAGAAACAGTGGACTTGGCGAAATTGCTAAGGAATTGATTTTCTTATTTTTATTTTATATTGCAATGGTTACCATCTCATTACTATACGAAAGAAAACAAAATGCAGTCTAA
- a CDS encoding ABC transporter ATP-binding protein, translating into MEHIIEIKNLYKKYKNSEEFSVNDISLNITKNEIYGILGPNGAGKTTLISMLSGLIKPTSGSFTINGLSPKKDSSKIKQIIGVVPQEYALYPTLTAKENLLFFGSLYGLKHKNLHKEIDEALKLMGLTKFANKKVDQFSGGMKRRCNLIAGTLHNPKVLFLDEPTVGVDVQSKKAIIDYLLDLNKKGTCIIYTSHHLSEAEEFCTKIAIIDHGKIHATGTPEELVERVANAENLEDVFISLTGKELRDVV; encoded by the coding sequence TTGGAACATATCATCGAAATAAAAAACCTTTATAAGAAATACAAAAATTCGGAAGAATTTTCGGTAAATGATATTTCTTTAAATATAACTAAAAACGAGATTTACGGAATTCTCGGTCCCAACGGAGCGGGAAAAACCACCTTGATTTCTATGCTTTCAGGTTTAATCAAACCTACTTCAGGAAGTTTTACCATCAACGGATTATCACCTAAAAAAGACAGTTCGAAAATCAAACAAATCATTGGCGTTGTTCCACAGGAATATGCACTTTACCCTACTTTAACAGCGAAAGAAAACCTTTTGTTTTTTGGAAGTTTGTATGGTTTAAAACATAAAAATCTTCACAAAGAAATCGATGAAGCTTTAAAATTAATGGGCTTAACAAAATTTGCCAATAAAAAAGTCGACCAGTTTTCGGGAGGAATGAAACGCCGTTGCAATCTGATTGCAGGAACACTTCACAACCCGAAAGTTTTGTTTCTGGACGAACCAACTGTTGGCGTTGATGTTCAATCGAAAAAAGCCATAATCGATTATCTTTTAGATTTAAATAAAAAAGGAACGTGCATTATTTACACTTCGCATCACCTTTCTGAAGCGGAAGAATTCTGTACAAAAATTGCTATTATCGACCACGGAAAGATCCACGCAACCGGAACTCCTGAAGAATTGGTAGAAAGAGTTGCCAATGCTGAAAACTTAGAAGATGTTTTCATTTCATTAACCGGAAAAGAATTGAGAGATGTTGTATAA
- a CDS encoding BtrH N-terminal domain-containing protein, whose protein sequence is MKINFEHHQTAHCENGVASNLLLNRGLKLSEPMIFGIGSGLFFVYLPFLKVNFAPGFSYRPMPGAIFSKAAKRLGITIKRQKFSNPQEAQTALEKNLEQNIPTGLQVGVFNLTYFPEEYKFHFNAHNLVVYGKENGKFLISDPVMDFATTLSEAELEKVRYAKGALAPKGHMYFPTHIPENVNLEEAIKKGIKDTCKNMLAPVPLIGVKAMRWVAKSIPKWAEKKGTKVTNHYLGQLIRMQEEIGTGGGGFRFIYGAFLQEASVILKNDELKELSKEITAIGDLWRDFAVDIARVYKNRNSKSNIYNELSKSMLHIADLEEAFYKKLRKAI, encoded by the coding sequence ATGAAGATCAATTTTGAACATCACCAAACTGCACATTGCGAAAACGGTGTTGCCTCCAATCTACTTCTCAACAGAGGTCTGAAACTCAGCGAACCTATGATTTTCGGAATCGGTTCGGGTCTGTTTTTCGTATATCTTCCTTTTTTGAAAGTTAATTTTGCTCCGGGTTTTAGTTACCGTCCGATGCCGGGTGCTATTTTCAGCAAAGCAGCAAAAAGACTGGGAATTACAATTAAAAGACAAAAATTCTCAAATCCTCAGGAAGCACAAACTGCTTTAGAGAAAAATTTAGAACAAAACATACCTACAGGTTTACAGGTCGGCGTTTTTAACCTTACTTATTTCCCTGAAGAATATAAATTCCATTTCAACGCTCATAATCTTGTAGTTTACGGAAAAGAAAATGGAAAATTCCTCATCAGTGATCCTGTAATGGATTTCGCAACAACATTGTCTGAAGCAGAACTGGAAAAAGTACGTTATGCAAAAGGAGCACTTGCCCCAAAAGGTCATATGTATTTTCCAACTCACATTCCGGAAAATGTAAATCTGGAAGAAGCTATTAAAAAAGGAATTAAAGATACCTGCAAAAATATGTTGGCTCCAGTTCCATTAATCGGAGTAAAAGCAATGCGCTGGGTTGCAAAAAGCATCCCGAAATGGGCAGAGAAAAAAGGCACAAAAGTGACCAATCATTATCTTGGACAATTAATCAGAATGCAGGAAGAAATAGGAACCGGCGGTGGCGGATTCAGATTTATTTACGGTGCATTTTTGCAGGAAGCTTCTGTAATTCTTAAAAATGACGAACTGAAAGAATTGTCTAAAGAAATTACCGCAATCGGTGACCTTTGGAGAGATTTTGCGGTAGATATTGCCAGAGTTTACAAAAACAGAAATTCGAAAAGTAATATTTATAATGAGCTTTCAAAATCAATGCTTCATATAGCCGATTTGGAGGAAGCTTTTTATAAAAAACTGAGAAAAGCGATTTAG